The genomic interval TTGAATTAAGTGATTTACCAGGTGTTGGAGAAAAAACAGCAGAAAAATTAAGAGATGCAGGATTTGCTGACATGATGAGATTAGCAACTGCTACTGCAAAAGAACTATCCGTAAAAGCAGAAATTGGTGAAGGTGTTGCTGAAAAAGTTATTGAAGCTGCTCGTAGGTCTGAAAATATAGATTTTGAAACTGCATTAGAAGTTGATGAAAGAAGAAAAGATGTTGGTCATATTACTGTAGGTAGCCAAGAATTCAACGATTTAATTGGTGGAGGGATTGAAACTCAATCTATTACTGAAGTATTTGGTGAATTTGGATCTGGTAAAAGTCAAATTTCTCATGAATTAGCTGTAACTGTTCAATTACCTGAAGAATTAGGTGGTCTTGATGGTGAATGTGTATTTGTTGATACTGAAAATACTTTCCGTCCAGAAAGGATTAGACAAATAGCTGAAGGTTTTGAATTAGATGTTGAAGAGGTTTTAGGAAGAATTCATGTTGCTCGTGCATTCAACTCTTCTCACCAAATTTTAATGGTTGATAAAATTAATGATTTAATTCAAAGTGGTAAAAATGTTAAATTAGTCATTGTTGATTCATTAATGGCCCATTTCAGAGCAGAATATGTTGGAAGAGAGTCTTTAGCAGTAAGACAGCAAAAATTAAATCAACATTTACATTCACTTCAACAAATTGCTAATACTTATAATGTTGCTGTATTTATTACTAATCAAGTTCAAGCTAAACCTGATTCATTCTTTGGAAGTCCTACAAAAGCTATTGGTGGTCATGTTTTAGGACATGCTTCTACTTATAGAATTTGGCTTAAAAAAGGATTGGCTGGTAAAAGAATTGCACGTTTAGTTGATTCACCTCACTTGCCTGAAGGTGAATGTGTATTTAAAATTACTAGTGAAGGTATTGTTAGTTAATTATTAATAAGTAATTAATATACTTCATTTTTTTTAAATTTTTTTCATTTTTTTCTATTTTTTTATTTCATTAACTACTTTTAAATACTATAAAATTTAATTATTTTTATGGATGCTATAGCTATTACTATTTTTTCAATTATAATAATGATTGGATTAGGTTATTTTCTTAAAAGAATTGATTTTTTATCTAAGAAAGATATGGATCCATTTAATAAAATAGTAATGTATATTTTAATGCCATGTATGATATTTCATGCAATTTACAATGCAGATTTATCATCACTTCCAAAATTAAGCCTATTGCCTTTTGTTATTTTGGCTTCATCAATTGTCACAGGAGTTATCTCATATTTTATTTTAAAAAGATTAAATCTTGATGATAAACAGGTATGGAGTGTATTAGTTACTGTAATGATTGCTAATACTGCTTTTATGGGTTATCCAGTTACTTTAGGAATTTATGGTCAAACTGGGTTTTTAAGAGCAATATTTTGTGATATTGCAACATTATCCATGTTTTTATTATTGTCTTTTGTTTTAATTTTAAGATTCGGAGGAACAGTTAAGACAGCTATTAGGAAAATTGCTATTTTTCCACCATTATGGGCAGTTATTTTAGGTTTGATTTTCAATTTATTGAATATTCCAATTGGTGATGTTTGTGAATATACTGTTAATTATTTAGGTCAGGGTGCTATTCCTTTAATCATGATTACTTTAGGTTTATCTATTGATTTTTCAGCATTAGCTAGAAGTAAATCCATGATTATTTTTACTTCAATTATGAAGTTAGCGTTTTTCCCATTAGTTGCATTTTTACTTGCAACAAAATTAGGACTAGTTGATTTACAGTATAATGTTTCAATTATTGAAGCGGCAATGCCTTCTGGAATGATGTCATTATTGCTTGCGATTACATATAAATTAGATTATGAATTGACGTCAGATTGTATACTGATCAATACTGTAATCTCTTTGATTACACTACCGGTTATCATATCATTATTATAGCTAAAAATTGAATTTTTTTTTAACTCATTCTATTTTATTTTTTAAAATAAGTTATATTTTATCTTTTTTTCAACTAAATATTCTTATTTGCTTGTTAATTCTAATTTGATATTATTTTTTCATTTATTTTATTTAATACTATATAAAGTTTACTCAAAGTATTTTATAGAAATGTTTATAAGTGTGTATTTACTACATAAGTATATCTAATACTATGTAAAATTTTTATAGTCTATTTTTAAAAAATTGCAATTTTTTATATATATTAGATATTTTTCACGACTTGTACAAGGTGAATTATATGGCAGAAGAAAAAAGAGATAATAATGAAGAATTAAGGATTGGTGTTTACGTCTGTCACTGTGGTGTAAACGTTGGTGGAGTTGTAGACTGTCCTAATGTTGCAGAATACGCTAAAACATTACCAAATGTAGTTCATTCAACTGACTACAAATACATGTGTTCTGACCCAGGTCAAGCTATGATTCAAGAAGACATTAAAGAGAAAAACTTAAACAGAGTTGTTGTTGCAGCATGTTCTCCTCGTCTTCACGAACCTACCTTCCGTAGATGTGTTGAAGAAGCTGGATTAAACAAATTTTTATTTGAATTTGCTAATTTAAGAGAACAAGACTCTTGGGTACACATGAACGAACCTGAAGCAGCTACTGAAAAAGCTAAAGATTTAGTACGTATGGCTGTTGCAAAAGCAAGATTGCTCGAACCATTAGAAGCTACTAAAGTAGCTGTAGATAACAAAGCGTTAGTTATCGGTGGAGGAGTATGTGGTATTCAAACTGCATTAGATTTAGGTGATATGGGATTCAAAACATACATGGTAGAAAGAAACCCAACCATTGGTGGAAGAATGGGACAATTAGATAAAACTTTCCCTACTCTTGACTGTTCAATGTGTATTTTAGCACCTAAAATGGTAGACTGTGCAAAACACGAAAACATAGAATTAATTTCATACGCAGAAGTTAAAGAAGTTGATGGATACATTGGAAACTTTACTGTAAAAGTAGAGAAAAAAGCAAGATACGTAGATGAAGATCTCTGTACCGGATGTGGAGCTTGTGTTGAAGCTTGTCCTATCGAAATACCTAACTACTACGATGAAGGTGTAGGTATGGTAAAAGCTGCATACATCCCATTCCCTCAAGCTGTACCATTATGTGCAACTATTGATAAAGATTACTGTATTGAATGTATGTTATGTACTCAAGCTTGTGGACCTGATGCAATAGATCACAATCAAGAAGCTACTGAAATCGAATTAGAAGTTGGTACTATTGTAGCAGCTATCGGTTACGATCCATTTGATCCATCTGGAATTTACCAATACGGTTACGGTCGTTACACTAACGTAATTACTGCTATGGAAATCGAAAGGATGATTAATGCATCCGGTCCTACTGGTGGACATGTAATCAAACCTTCCGATGGTATTGAACCTAAACGTGTAGCATTTATCCACTGTGTTGGTTCAAGAGATGAAACAATTGGTAAACCTTACTGTTCCAGAGTATGTTGTATGTACTCTATGAAAAATGCTCAATTATGTATTGACCACGAACCTGATACTGAAGTAACTTGTTACTACATGGATATTCGTGCATTCGGTAAAGGATACGAAGAGTTCTACAAAACTTCTCAAGAAAAATATGGAATTGAATTTATCAGAGGTAAACCAGCACAAATCTTCGAAAATGATGATTTAACATTAACTATCAGAGCAGAAGATACTTTACTTGGTAAAGTAACTGAATACACTTATGATTTAGTTGTATTAAGTGTAGGTCTCGAACATGCTGAAGGATCTGATGAACTCAGACAAACATTAGGTGTTTCCAAATCTGCAGATGGATTTTACATGGAAGCTCACCCAAAACTCAGGCCAGTTGACACATTAACTGATGGTGTTTACATTGCTGGTGTAGCACAAGGTCCTAAAGATATTCCTGACTCCGTAGCACAAGGTTCTGCTGCAGCATCAAGAGCAGCAATTCCAATGGCACAAGGAGAAGTAGAAATCGAACCTATTATTGCATCTAACGATGAAGCTATTTGTGGTGCTTGCCAAGTATGTGTTGAATTATGTCCATACGGCGCTATTGCTATCGCAACTGGTGTAGGTGGAAAAGAATTTGCACAAATTAACTCCGCATTATGTAAAGGATGTGGTACTTGTGTAGGTGCATGTCCATCTGGTGCAATGAACCAACAACACTTCAAAACAGAGCAAATTATGGCACAAATCAGTGCTGCTCTTGAAGACATAGGTAAATAGATTTAGAGATTATATCTCTATTTCTTTTTTATTTTTTGTCTGATTCATAATTTAACTTTTTTTCATAAATTAATAAATTCTATTAATTTAAAAATTTCTCATTTTATCATAATTTTTAACAATTTATATATAATATTTAAGATATATTTAATATAGACTAGTTTAAAATATTGATACATTCGCAAAAATTTAATTATTATAATGAGAATTTATCATGGATTATTGGTGATACTATGAATGAGATATTTAGGACTTTTACATCTGAATCTGTAACTCAGGGACATCCTGATAAAATTGCAGACATTGTTTCTGATGCAATATTGGATGCATATATGGCAAAAGATAAAAATTCCCATGTTGCATGTGAAACCTGTTTAACAACTGATTTTTGTATGGTATTTGGAGAAATAACATCTGCAGGTCATTTATCTGAGAATGAAATTGAAGATATTATAAGGAATACAATTATTGAAATCGGTTATGATAATTCTGATTTAAAATTTGATGGGCATAGTTGTGAGATTTTAAACAAACTTCATGAACAATCTGCAGATATTAATCAGGGAGTTGATCGTGGAGATGATGAAACCGGAGCAGGTGATCAGGGTATGATGTTTGGTTTTGCAACTAATGAAACTGAATCATTAATGCCGTATCCAATTGATCTTGCTCGTAAATTAACTAATAAATTAACAGAACTTAGAGAAACTGGAGAAATTCCATATTTAAGACCTGACGGTAAAGCCCAAGTATCTGTAAATTATGATAAAGAGGGGAATGTTGTTTCACTCGATGCAGTGGTATTGTCAACTCAGCATGATGAATCAATGTCTGATAATCAAGAACAATTAAAAGAGGATATTCGTGAAAAGCTATTTAAAGCAGTTATTCCAGAGGAATTAATGACTGAAAATACTAAAGAACATATCAATCCAACTGGAAAATTTGAAATTGGTGGTCCTCATGGAGATGCAGGATTAACAGGTCGTAAAATCATTGTTGATACTTATGGAGGATATGCTCGTCATGGTGGAGGAGCATTTTCAGGTAAAGACTGCACTAAAGTTGATAGAAGTGCATGTTACATGGCGAGATATATTGCCAAAAATATCGTAGCAAGCGGACTTGCTTCTAAATGTGAAATTCAATTATCTTATGCAATTGGAGTTGCAGAACCAACTTCCGTAATGGTGGATACCTTTGGAACTGGAGCAAATATTGGAGATTTAACTTTTGAGAAAATAGTACGTGAAAACTTCAAATTAACTCCAGATGGAATTATTGAAACATTAGGTTTAAGAGACATTACTTATAAACAAACTGCTAAATATGGCCATTTTGGTATTGATGGTCTTCCATGGGAAAAAACTGATAAAATTGATGAGTTGAGAAAATATATTAAAAATTAAATGAAAATTTAAACCTCTCCTGAGGTTAAGTTTTTTTATTTTTTTCTGTTAATGCATTTTTTTAAGTTATTTTTATTCTTTTTTGTTTGATTTTTTGTTAATTAATATAATATCATTGTTTTAAGATTAATTTTCATAAATATTATATTAAATGATTTACAAAAATTAAATTATAATTATTTAATTGGATATTAGGTGTAGTAAATGACTAATTATCATGATGAAATTTTAAATTTTGAAAAAATTGCAAAAGAACATACTGAATACATGAGAAATAGTGTAAATCTCATTGCTTCTGAAAACGTTACTAGTGTGGAAGTAACTGAAGCATTAGCTACTGATTTTGCTCACAGATATGCTGAAGGACAAGCTTTTGAAAGATTTTATGAAGGATGCCAGTACGTAGATTTAATTGAAGACAGAACCAAAAAACTTTCATGTAAAGTATATGACTGTGATTATGCTAATGTTCAACCTGTTTCTGGTGTAACTGCAAATCTTGCAGCATTTTTTGGATTTTCAAATCCTGGTGAAAAAGTTATGGCTTTAGAAGTACCGTCTGGAGGCCATATCTCTCATGCAGATGTAAGTGCTGCGGGTATTCGTGGATTAAAAACTGTATTCCACCCATTAGATAAAGATATCATGAATATTGATATTGATGCAATGAACAAAAAAATCATTGAAGAGAAACCAAAAATTATTTTATTCGGTGGAAGTTTATTCTTGTTCCCTCATCCAATTAAAGAGGCACGTGAAGCTGCTGATGAAGTTGGAGCAAAAATCATGTATGATGGAGCTCATGTATTAGGCTTAATTGCAGGAGGGCAATTCCAACAACCTCTTAAAGAAGGAGCTGATTTAATGATGGGAAGTACTCACAAAACATTCCCTGGTCCTCAAGGAGGAATTATTCTCTCACATGAAGAAAATGCAGAAATTATTGATAATGCAGTTTTCCCTGGTGTAGTAAGCAACCACCATTTACACCACTTACTTGGTTTAGGTATTGCTACTGCTGAAATGTTGGAATTTGGTGAAGATTATGCAAAACAAATCATCAAAAATGCTCAAGCATTAGGTCAAGCAATGTATGAAAGAGGATTTGATGTATTATGTGAAGAACAAGGGTTCACCCAATCCCATCAAATTGCAGTAAATTTAACTAATATTAGATCAGCATCTGATATTGCACGTGAATTAGCTGATAATAATGTTATCTTAAACAAAAATCTTTTACCTGGAGATAATAGGGATAATTCTGATGATCCATCTGGTATCAGGATAGGTACTCAAGAAATTACTAGGAGGGGATTAAAAGAAAAAGAAATGGATGAAGTTGCTGAGTTTATAAAACGTGTTGCTGTTGATAAAGAAAATATTGCTGATGAAGTAGCTGAATTCATGAATCAATACACTAAACTCGACTATGCATTCTCTGATAGAGATGCTTACCAATATCACAGATTATAGAGATTAAAATGAGAATAGGATTTGCATTTACTGGGGCCGGTCATTTACTTAAAGAATCAGTACAAGTGGCTGAAAAACTTGCAAATGATCA from Methanobrevibacter gottschalkii DSM 11977 carries:
- a CDS encoding AEC family transporter is translated as MDAIAITIFSIIIMIGLGYFLKRIDFLSKKDMDPFNKIVMYILMPCMIFHAIYNADLSSLPKLSLLPFVILASSIVTGVISYFILKRLNLDDKQVWSVLVTVMIANTAFMGYPVTLGIYGQTGFLRAIFCDIATLSMFLLLSFVLILRFGGTVKTAIRKIAIFPPLWAVILGLIFNLLNIPIGDVCEYTVNYLGQGAIPLIMITLGLSIDFSALARSKSMIIFTSIMKLAFFPLVAFLLATKLGLVDLQYNVSIIEAAMPSGMMSLLLAITYKLDYELTSDCILINTVISLITLPVIISLL
- the glyA gene encoding serine hydroxymethyltransferase gives rise to the protein MTNYHDEILNFEKIAKEHTEYMRNSVNLIASENVTSVEVTEALATDFAHRYAEGQAFERFYEGCQYVDLIEDRTKKLSCKVYDCDYANVQPVSGVTANLAAFFGFSNPGEKVMALEVPSGGHISHADVSAAGIRGLKTVFHPLDKDIMNIDIDAMNKKIIEEKPKIILFGGSLFLFPHPIKEAREAADEVGAKIMYDGAHVLGLIAGGQFQQPLKEGADLMMGSTHKTFPGPQGGIILSHEENAEIIDNAVFPGVVSNHHLHHLLGLGIATAEMLEFGEDYAKQIIKNAQALGQAMYERGFDVLCEEQGFTQSHQIAVNLTNIRSASDIARELADNNVILNKNLLPGDNRDNSDDPSGIRIGTQEITRRGLKEKEMDEVAEFIKRVAVDKENIADEVAEFMNQYTKLDYAFSDRDAYQYHRL
- the metK gene encoding methionine adenosyltransferase, which encodes MNEIFRTFTSESVTQGHPDKIADIVSDAILDAYMAKDKNSHVACETCLTTDFCMVFGEITSAGHLSENEIEDIIRNTIIEIGYDNSDLKFDGHSCEILNKLHEQSADINQGVDRGDDETGAGDQGMMFGFATNETESLMPYPIDLARKLTNKLTELRETGEIPYLRPDGKAQVSVNYDKEGNVVSLDAVVLSTQHDESMSDNQEQLKEDIREKLFKAVIPEELMTENTKEHINPTGKFEIGGPHGDAGLTGRKIIVDTYGGYARHGGGAFSGKDCTKVDRSACYMARYIAKNIVASGLASKCEIQLSYAIGVAEPTSVMVDTFGTGANIGDLTFEKIVRENFKLTPDGIIETLGLRDITYKQTAKYGHFGIDGLPWEKTDKIDELRKYIKN
- a CDS encoding CoB--CoM heterodisulfide reductase iron-sulfur subunit A family protein; translation: MAEEKRDNNEELRIGVYVCHCGVNVGGVVDCPNVAEYAKTLPNVVHSTDYKYMCSDPGQAMIQEDIKEKNLNRVVVAACSPRLHEPTFRRCVEEAGLNKFLFEFANLREQDSWVHMNEPEAATEKAKDLVRMAVAKARLLEPLEATKVAVDNKALVIGGGVCGIQTALDLGDMGFKTYMVERNPTIGGRMGQLDKTFPTLDCSMCILAPKMVDCAKHENIELISYAEVKEVDGYIGNFTVKVEKKARYVDEDLCTGCGACVEACPIEIPNYYDEGVGMVKAAYIPFPQAVPLCATIDKDYCIECMLCTQACGPDAIDHNQEATEIELEVGTIVAAIGYDPFDPSGIYQYGYGRYTNVITAMEIERMINASGPTGGHVIKPSDGIEPKRVAFIHCVGSRDETIGKPYCSRVCCMYSMKNAQLCIDHEPDTEVTCYYMDIRAFGKGYEEFYKTSQEKYGIEFIRGKPAQIFENDDLTLTIRAEDTLLGKVTEYTYDLVVLSVGLEHAEGSDELRQTLGVSKSADGFYMEAHPKLRPVDTLTDGVYIAGVAQGPKDIPDSVAQGSAAASRAAIPMAQGEVEIEPIIASNDEAICGACQVCVELCPYGAIAIATGVGGKEFAQINSALCKGCGTCVGACPSGAMNQQHFKTEQIMAQISAALEDIGK
- the radA gene encoding DNA repair and recombination protein RadA, with protein sequence MVELSDLPGVGEKTAEKLRDAGFADMMRLATATAKELSVKAEIGEGVAEKVIEAARRSENIDFETALEVDERRKDVGHITVGSQEFNDLIGGGIETQSITEVFGEFGSGKSQISHELAVTVQLPEELGGLDGECVFVDTENTFRPERIRQIAEGFELDVEEVLGRIHVARAFNSSHQILMVDKINDLIQSGKNVKLVIVDSLMAHFRAEYVGRESLAVRQQKLNQHLHSLQQIANTYNVAVFITNQVQAKPDSFFGSPTKAIGGHVLGHASTYRIWLKKGLAGKRIARLVDSPHLPEGECVFKITSEGIVS